The Ranitomeya imitator isolate aRanImi1 chromosome 3, aRanImi1.pri, whole genome shotgun sequence genome has a window encoding:
- the ABHD13 gene encoding protein ABHD13 has translation MDKHLKFWACAERWLLTLGSWSWGLCRIGLLPLILTFNMYGGIILLLLIFVSIAGILFKFQDVLLYFPDQPSSSRLYVPMPTGIPHENIFIKTKDGVHLNLILLRYTGDNSNFSPTIIYFHGNAGNIGHRLPNALLMLVNLKVNLLLVDYRGYGKSEGEPSEEGLYLDSEAVLDYIMTRPDIDKTKIILFGRSLGGGVAIHLASENAHRISALVLENTFLSIPHMASTLFSFLPMRYLPLWCYKNKFLSYRKISQCRMPSLFISGLSDQLIPPFMMKQLYELSPSRTKRLAIFPDGTHNDTWQCQGYFAALEQFIKELTSNHCPEENAKTSNVTII, from the coding sequence ATGGACAAACATCTGAAGTTTTGGGCTTGTGCCGAACGGTGGTTACTAACGTTAGGCTCCTGGTCATGGGGACTATGTCGGATAGGTCTTCTCCCATTGATATTAACGTTTAatatgtatggtggtattattctgCTGCTTCTTATATTTGTCTCCATAGCTGGAATACTATTTAAATTCCAGGATGTACTGCTATATTTTCCTGACCAGCCTTCTTCATCACGACTTTATGTACCGATGCCTACTGGAATACCACATGAAAACATATTCATTAAAACAAAGGATGGTGTGCATCTCAACCTCATCCTCTTGAGATATACAGGTGATAACTCAAACTTTTCTCCgaccattatttattttcacggtaaCGCCGGAAATATTGGCCATAGGCTACCCAATGCATTGTTGATGCTGGTCAACCTGAAAGTGAACTTGCTGCTGGTTGACTACAGAGGCTATGGAAAAAGTGAAGGCGAACCCAGTGAAGAAGGCCTGTATCTAGACTCTGAAGCCGTGCTCGATTACATCATGACCAGACCTGACATCGATAAGACAAAAATTATCCTTTTTGGCCGCTCTTTAGGGGGTGGAGTGGCCATTCATTTAGCATCAGAAAATGCACACAGAATATCAGCGCTGGTATTAGAAAATACTTTTCTTAGCATTCCTCACATGGCCAGCACCCTATTTTCTTTTCTTCCTATGAGATACCTTCCTTTATGGTGCTACAAAAATAAGTTTTTGTCCTACCGGAAAATTTCTCAATGCCGAATGCCTTCCTTATTCATATCTGGGTTATCTGACCAGTTAATTCCTCCATTCATGATGAAACAGCTCTATGAACTTTCCCCGTCCCGGACTAAAAGACTAGCCATCTTCCCAGATGGGACACATAATGACACCTGGCAGTGCCAAGGCTACTTTGCTGCACTTGAACAATTCATTAAAGAACTGACCAGTAATCACTGTCCAGAAGAAAATGCAAAAACCTCAAATGTGACAATAATATGA